From a region of the Babylonia areolata isolate BAREFJ2019XMU chromosome 25, ASM4173473v1, whole genome shotgun sequence genome:
- the LOC143299691 gene encoding G-protein coupled receptor moody-like, producing MEEYARYLPPNHHHKHHQNSSSSPSSPFSSSSSSSFFFSPTFTVSRLQQSSSSSSSSSSLYIINNNNNNALNNNLTNTATNTNTDACQGLDCYPDEVFTAVEVVTVLLAAGGFLGNGLTVLAILTSSLSNNINGILIGNLSFASVLYCSLVLPMQALAYHHRGWVLPLAVCVGAAAIRVWLIGVTMCLLSAIAVYRFIHVVYPHAYRRWSERRAFYPIILVCWTFALLFCLGPMWGWGSYRFESPILQCTFNSLHPDKSHKITVVTIGYVIPCVFICVCYARIGCVVCRSRRRALRGSIHGRKNRRRGSLRLTTMMLLIFIGFFMGTTPYFLINVLDPRHQRPMAHIWAPCAAWLLYCLNPVIYTVMDKNFQQAYRQLICCRVCTEGDALRHVNSLRSQQSSI from the exons ATGGAAGAGTACGCCCGCTACcttcccccaaaccaccaccacaaacaccaccaaaattcctcctcctctccctcctcccccttctcctcttcctcctcctcctccttcttcttctccccgacCTTCACCGTCAGTCGCCTCCAACaaagctcctcctcttcctcctcctcctcctcactctacatcatcaacaacaacaacaacaacgccctcAACAACAACCtaaccaacaccgccaccaacaccaacaccgacgCCTGCCAAGGTCTGGACTGCTACCCTGACGAGGTCTTCACCGCCGTGGAGGTGGTGACGGTCCTGCTGGCCGCGGGGGGGTTCCTGGGCAACGGTCTGACGGTGCTGGCCATCCTGACCTCCAGCCTGagcaacaacatcaacggcaTCCTCATCGGGAACCTCAGCTTCGCCAGCGTCCTGTACTGCTCCCTGGTGCTGCCCATGCAGGCCCTGGCCTACCACCACAGGGGCTGGGTCCTTCCTCTCGCCGTCTGCGTCGGGGCGGCGGCCATCCGCGTGTGGCTCATCGGGGTGACCATGTGCCTTCTGTCGGCCATCGCTGTGTACAG GTTCATCCACGTGGTGTACCCGCACGCCTACCGCAGGTGGTCGGAGCGGAGGGCCTTCTACCCCATCATCCTCGTCTGCTGGACCTTCGCCCTCCTCTTCTGCCTGGGCCCCATGTGGGGCTGGGGCTCATACCGCTTCGAGTCGCCCATCCTGCAGTGCACGTTCAACTCGCTGCACCCGGACAAGAGCCACAAGATCACTGTGGTCACCATCGGCTACGTCATCCCCTGCGTGTTCATCTGCGTCTGCTACGCACGGATcggctgtgtggtgtgtcg GTCCCGCCGAAGAGCCCTGAGGGGCAGCATCCACGGGCGCAAGAACCGGCGCCGCGGCTCCCTCCGCCTGACGACCATGATGCTGCTCATCTTCATCGGGTTCTTCATGGGCACCACGCCCTACTTCCTCATCAACGTCCTGGACCCGCGCCACCAGCGGCCCATGGCCCACATCTGGGCACCCTGTGCCGCCTGGCTCCTCTACTGCCTCAACCCGGTCATCTACACCGTCATGGACAAGAACTTCCAGCAGGCCTACAGGCAGCTCATCTGCTGCAGGGTGTGCACCGAGGGCGACGCTCTCAGGCACGTCAACAGCCTGCGGAGCCAGCAGTCTTCTatatga